Below is a window of Arthrobacter sp. SLBN-112 DNA.
TCGCCGGGGGAGCTGCCCTGCTCGACGGGCACACCATCGTCGCCGCCGAGGCGCACGGCAAGCACCTCTTCCTGCACTTTGACAACGCACTGGTGCTGCACGTCCACCTCGGGCTGTACGGTGCCTGGAGCTTCGGCGGCGACAGCACCTTCGCCGGCGCCTCCAGCATTGGCGCGCCACGCCGGGTGGGGGAGCGGGAAGCCTTCGCAGACGCGGACGACGACGGCGGCGCACTTTACGATGGTCCGCCCGCGCCCGTAGGGGCCGTCCGTGTCAGGCTGGCCGGAAGCCACGGCTGGGCGGATCTGCGCGGGGCAACCACCTGCGAAACCATCACCGCCGCCGAGGCCGACGCCGTCCTGGCGCGGCTTGGGCCGGATCCGCTGCGGAACCTCCGCGGCGACGCAGGCCGGTTCGCTGCGAACCTTCGGACCCGGAAGACGCCGCTGGCAGCGCTGCTCATGGACCAGAAAATCATTGCCGGGGTAGGCAACGTCTACCGCGCTGAAGTGCTGTTCCGGCGCCGGCTGGATCCGTGGCTTCCCGGCGGCGCCCTCCCGGACAGCGATGCCCGGAAGCTGTGGCGCGACGTCGTCACCGTCATGGCCGACGGCGTCACCGACGGGCGGATCATCACCACGCCGCCGAAGTACTGGACCCTCAACGGCACCACCGCCGCCAAGGCTGCCGCAGCCGGGACCCCCGTGCCGTCCAAGAGCCTGCACTTCCCCATCCGCGAGGACGTCCACTTCGTCTATAAGCGGCAGGGCCTTCCCTGCAGGGTGTGCCGGACCATCGTGCTCGTCACCGACCTGGTGGGGCGGAACCTCTACTGGTGCCCCTCCTGCCAGCAGCCCCGGGACTAGCCGGGCCACTGCCGCCACGCGAAAACGGGGCACTTTGACACGGACACGCCGCCCGTCGTCGTACGTTGTTCCCTCTGACGCCGCCAAAGTGCCCCACGACGGTTCTTGCCGGCAGATGTATAAACACAAGAAGGCCCCTCGAAAGAGGGGCCTTCTTGTGTTCGTGGAGGGGACGACGGGAATCGAACCCGCGTAATCAGTTTGGAAGACTGAGGCTTTACCATTAAGCTACGTCCCCGAAGGAAGATCCGTTTTCGCGGAAACTCCGGGCTGGCTGTTGAAGCCGGATACAACTAAACCTAATCCATGGCCTACGTGTCAAATGTGCATTCGCGACGCGTATCACCGTAGACTTGCCTGTGCACTTACGGGGTGTAGCTCAGCTTGGCTAGAGCGCCTGCTTTGGGAGCAGGAAGTCGCAGGTTCAAATCCTGTCACCCCGACTCTGCGGCCAGGACCAGCAGGCCTGGACATCTATTGCGTTTGCAGAAACCCATCCCACAACCCAGGAGTACTTAGACCGTGAAGAGCGCTGTCGAGAACCTCACCCCCACGCGGGTCAAGCTCAATGTTGAGGTCCCCTTTGAGGAACTGAAGCCCAGCATCGACTCGGCCTACAAGACCGTTGCGTCGCAGATCCAGGTCCCCGGGTTCCGCAAGGGCAAGGTTCCCGCCAAGCTCATCGACCAGCGCGTCGGCCGCGGCTACGTCCTGGAGACCGCCATCAACGACGGCCTCAACGGCTGGTACCAGGCTGCGGTGCAGGAATCCGGCATCCGCCCCCTGAGCCGTCCCGAGGTGGAGATCACCGAGGTACCGGACCCCTCCGCAACCGATGGTGGCCTCAAGTTCGCCGCCGAGGTTGACGTCCGCCCCGAAATCGAGCTCCCGGACTACGCCGGCATCGAGGTCCAGGTTGCCGCCGCGGAATCCTCCGAATCGGACGTCGACAAGGCCCTTGACGAGCTGCGCGGCCGTTTCGGCACCCTCAAGTCCGTTGACCGCCCCGCTGCCGACGGCGACTTCCTGACCATCGACATCACCGCCACGATCGACGGCGAAGAGGTTGACTCCGCTGCCGGCCTGTCCTACCAGGTGGGCGCAGGCACCATGCTCGAGGGCATGGACGAGGCCGTCACCGGGCTCAGCGCGGATGAAGATGCCATCTTCGACACCACCCTGGTCGGTGGCGACCACGCCGGCGAAGCCGCCCAGGTCAAGGTGGTCGTGAAGGCCGTCAAGGAACGCGAACTGCCCGAAGCGAACGATGACTTCGCCCAGCTGGCTTCCGAATTCGACACCCTCGCCGAGCTCCGCGAGGACCTGGCCAAGCAGGCTGCCGACTCCAAGATCGTTGAGCAGGGTGTAGAAGCCCGCGACAAGGTCCTGGACAAGCTCGTGGAGCTGGTTGAGGTCCCCGTTCCCGACTCGGTGGTGGAGGAGCAGCTCGAAGCCCACTTCCAGGAGGGCAACGGCCACGGAGACGGTGAGCACGACACCGAAGAGCACCGCGCCGAGGTCAAGGCCAATACGGCCCGCGCCTTCCAGAACGAAATCATCCTTGACGCCATTGCCGAGAAGGAGGAAGTCAACGTCAGCCAGAACGAGCTGATCGACTACATCGTCACCACCGCCAGCCAGTACGGCATGGACCCCAACCAGTTTGCCCAGATCATCGATCAGAGCGGCCAGGTCCCCATGATGGTTTCCGAGGTCCGCCGCCGCAAGGCACTGGCCGTCGTCCTCGGCCAGGCCACGGTGACCGACACCGAGGGCAAGGCTGTTGACCTGAGCGACTTCGTCCGTCCCGGCGGCGAGGAAGCTCCCGCTGCGGAAGCTGCTGACGACGCCACCGAAGCGGCCGGAACTGACGTTGCCGAGGCAGAGGAAACCACTGCCGAGGCCAAGGCATAGTCCTTCCCGCCCGCAGCCAACGGCCCCTGGATCCTTCCGATCCGGGGGGTCGTTCGCGTTGGTCCGGAAACCGGGGCGTGCGCCGTTCTCCGATCGTGCGCCGTCAGCGAACAGCAGTGAGTGCGCGAACAAATCGTCCGGGAAACCGGTTAGTGTCCAAGTAGTGATTTTCAGTGATGTCACCGTCACCAGTGAGAGGTAAATAAACATGTCACAGCACTCAGAGGCCCCCCGGATGGCGACCGTCGATCCTGCAGCCCAGGACAACTACATTTACAACCGCCTCCTCAAGGAGCGGATCATCTGGCTGGGCTCGGAGGTGCGTGACGACAACGCCAACGCAATCTGCTCGCAGCTGCTGCTGCTGTCCGCCGAGAATCCGGAAAAGGACATCTACCTCTACATCAACTCGCCCGGCGGTTCCGTCACGGCAGGCATGGCCATCTACGACACCATGCAGTTCATTCCCAACGACGTCGTCACCGTGGCCACCGGCCTGGCAGCCTCCATGGGCCAGTTCCTTTTGTCCTCCGGCACCAAGGGCAAGCGTTACGCCACGCCGAACGCACGCGTCCTGATGCACCAGCCTTCCGGCGGCATCGGCGGCACCGCCTCGGACATCAAGATCCAGGCCGAGCTCATCCTGCACATGAAGAAGGTCATGGCGGAACTGACCGCGGAGCAGACCGGCCAGACCGTTGAGACCATCCTCAAGGACAACGACCGCGACAAGTGGTTCACCGCCGCCGAGGCCCTTGAATACGGATTCTTCGACAAGATCGCCGCGCATGCCGGCTCGGTCTCCGGCGGTGGCGGAACGTCCAACTCATCCTCCGGCGAATCAGCCTCCCAGAACTAACCGGCATCCAGAACCCCTTCGATCAGGAGCAAACACAATGAACTACAACTTCGGGTGGTCCGCCGGGAATCTTCCGTCCAGCCGCTACGTCCTGCCTCAGTTCGAGGAACGCACGCCCTACGGCTTCAAGCGCCAGGACCCGTACACCAAGCTCTTCGAGGACCGCATCATCTTCCTCGGCGTCCAGGTGGACGACGCGTCGGCTGACGACATCATGGCCCAGCTGTTGGTCCTGGAGTCAACGGACCCGGACCGCGACATCACCCTGTACATCAACTCGCCCGGCGGCTCGTTCACTGCCATGACGGCCATCTACGACACCATGCAGTACATCCGCCCCGAGATTCAGACTGTCTGCCTGGGGCAGGCCGCCAGCGCGGCCGCCGTGCTTCTGGCAGCTGGCACCCCCGGCAAGCGGCTGGCCCTGCCCAACGCGCGCGTCCTGATCCACCAGCCGGCACTTTCCGGCGGCCAGGGCGGCCAGGCTTCCGACCTGGAGATCCAGGCTGCCGAGGTCATGCGCATGCGCTCCTGGCTGGAGGACACCCTCGCCCACCACTCCGGACGCACGTCCGAGCAGGTCAACAACGACATCGAGCGCGACAAGATCCTCACTGCCGCTGAAGCCCAGACCTACGGGCTCATCGACCAGGTCCTTGATTCCCGCAAGATCAAACCCCAAGCGATCACCCGGTAACAATCCGGAAAGCCGGTGCAGGCCAGATTCATTTGGCCGCACCGGCCTTTTCATTCCACCCTTGGCGTCGAATGTGACCTAGAGTGGAAGATGTCACAATCCGGCCTCCGCTGGCCGGGAACGATTTTTCAGCAATGGCGCAGGGCTGCCTGGCAGCAGGATACTAAGGGGTTCACATATGGCTCG
It encodes the following:
- the tig gene encoding trigger factor, which encodes MKSAVENLTPTRVKLNVEVPFEELKPSIDSAYKTVASQIQVPGFRKGKVPAKLIDQRVGRGYVLETAINDGLNGWYQAAVQESGIRPLSRPEVEITEVPDPSATDGGLKFAAEVDVRPEIELPDYAGIEVQVAAAESSESDVDKALDELRGRFGTLKSVDRPAADGDFLTIDITATIDGEEVDSAAGLSYQVGAGTMLEGMDEAVTGLSADEDAIFDTTLVGGDHAGEAAQVKVVVKAVKERELPEANDDFAQLASEFDTLAELREDLAKQAADSKIVEQGVEARDKVLDKLVELVEVPVPDSVVEEQLEAHFQEGNGHGDGEHDTEEHRAEVKANTARAFQNEIILDAIAEKEEVNVSQNELIDYIVTTASQYGMDPNQFAQIIDQSGQVPMMVSEVRRRKALAVVLGQATVTDTEGKAVDLSDFVRPGGEEAPAAEAADDATEAAGTDVAEAEETTAEAKA
- a CDS encoding ATP-dependent Clp protease proteolytic subunit, yielding MATVDPAAQDNYIYNRLLKERIIWLGSEVRDDNANAICSQLLLLSAENPEKDIYLYINSPGGSVTAGMAIYDTMQFIPNDVVTVATGLAASMGQFLLSSGTKGKRYATPNARVLMHQPSGGIGGTASDIKIQAELILHMKKVMAELTAEQTGQTVETILKDNDRDKWFTAAEALEYGFFDKIAAHAGSVSGGGGTSNSSSGESASQN
- a CDS encoding ATP-dependent Clp protease proteolytic subunit codes for the protein MNYNFGWSAGNLPSSRYVLPQFEERTPYGFKRQDPYTKLFEDRIIFLGVQVDDASADDIMAQLLVLESTDPDRDITLYINSPGGSFTAMTAIYDTMQYIRPEIQTVCLGQAASAAAVLLAAGTPGKRLALPNARVLIHQPALSGGQGGQASDLEIQAAEVMRMRSWLEDTLAHHSGRTSEQVNNDIERDKILTAAEAQTYGLIDQVLDSRKIKPQAITR
- a CDS encoding DNA-formamidopyrimidine glycosylase family protein, whose amino-acid sequence is MPEGHSVRRLARQFGDVFLGETLAVSSPQGRFAGGAALLDGHTIVAAEAHGKHLFLHFDNALVLHVHLGLYGAWSFGGDSTFAGASSIGAPRRVGEREAFADADDDGGALYDGPPAPVGAVRVRLAGSHGWADLRGATTCETITAAEADAVLARLGPDPLRNLRGDAGRFAANLRTRKTPLAALLMDQKIIAGVGNVYRAEVLFRRRLDPWLPGGALPDSDARKLWRDVVTVMADGVTDGRIITTPPKYWTLNGTTAAKAAAAGTPVPSKSLHFPIREDVHFVYKRQGLPCRVCRTIVLVTDLVGRNLYWCPSCQQPRD